GATTGTAAATATTTTCGCCACCTTTCACCCATTCCTGATTCAAAGGCGTATTCATTACAATTTCTGCATCCTTTACTTCCGTTCCATGAACTTCCGGTTGTCCCTTTTGAAGTTCCGCAAAATCTACGGTCGGCTGATCTTCCTTCACTCCACCCTTACATTGAAGGAGCATGATGCTGACACATATAATACCAATAACATTTAAAATTGTATTTTTCATATTGATTTGATTTTTGAAATTAATTATGGACATCCATGTCTTTTATTATGGTCAAAGTTGGCGCAACTTGAATAAATGATATATGACGAATATCACCGGAATCCATGATTCTTATCAGCCATCACAATTTATATAAAAAATAATTTTGGCTTTAAATTCAAAATGCTGACATCAAAAACATTTGGGTATGCCGTGAGGGGATTGTTGTATCTATCAAAGGAAGCTTCTCATGACAAGTATATTCAAATGGATGTTATCGCACAAAGGATTCATGCGCCCAAGCATTTTTTAGCTAAAATTTTTAAAAAACTTGCTGATGCACAATGGATAGATTCCATAAAAGGACCTAATGGAGGATTCAAAAGCAATGAAAATACGCTAAATGCCAGCTTGTTGGAATTGCTTTTACTCACAGACCCTAACGATCCATTAGATCATTGCGTACTGAAGTGGGAGAAATGTAATTCGAAAAGACCTTGTCCGTTTCATGTGCATATCGATCCTATCAAAAGCCAATTTATAAAAGTTTTAAAACAGACCCGGATTATTGATTTGTTGGATGTGAACATTCGCAACAAGCACTCTTTTTTAAAAGACATTTAAGGACAAATATATTTGCTGATGTTGGAAGAAAAACTTTGTTTTACCAACATGATTTTATTTCCCGCTCATTTATGCAGATAGATTTATTGGTGTAAATGAGCGGGAAATAAAACGGATTACCTCATGGAAATACATGATCATCATTATAATTCCATTTATTTTTCAACAATGAATTGTTTTGTGATTTGCTTTGTTCCATTGGAAATTCTTATGAAATAAATACCGGATGTTACATTCAATTTATGCAAATCGATCTCGATTTCGTTTTCTGTAGCCTGTAATTTTGCATTCAAAATAAGTTTACCCTGTACATC
The sequence above is a segment of the Saprospiraceae bacterium genome. Coding sequences within it:
- a CDS encoding Rrf2 family transcriptional regulator, whose amino-acid sequence is MLTSKTFGYAVRGLLYLSKEASHDKYIQMDVIAQRIHAPKHFLAKIFKKLADAQWIDSIKGPNGGFKSNENTLNASLLELLLLTDPNDPLDHCVLKWEKCNSKRPCPFHVHIDPIKSQFIKVLKQTRIIDLLDVNIRNKHSFLKDI